From one Gemmatimonadota bacterium genomic stretch:
- a CDS encoding phosphoserine transaminase translates to MKPTERPNNPAFGSGPTTKRPGWTLDALKGALVGRSHRAAPAKERLAEVIERSHSLLGLPKDYRLGIVPGSNTGAFEMALWSLLGARGVDILSWESFGAGWVSDVRKQLKLPDVRAFEASYGELPTLESVSSARDIVFVWNGTTSGVRVPNGDWIAPDREGLTICDATSAVFGMEIPYDRLDVVTYSWQKVLGGEGAHGMIALSPRAVQRLESYTPPWPLPKVFRLTKGGKLLDGIFKGETINTPSMLCVEDALDGLRWAERVGGGPGLMERTRKNFAAIAGWVERTPWVDFLARSPETRSPTSICLSVVAPEVTALPEEDRAKLIKRMVSLLSEEKVAYDIAAYRDAPPGLRIWGGATVEASDLTALTPWLDWAFTEAARG, encoded by the coding sequence ATGAAGCCGACCGAACGTCCGAATAACCCCGCCTTCGGGTCGGGGCCCACCACAAAACGTCCCGGCTGGACCCTCGACGCACTGAAAGGCGCCCTGGTCGGGCGCTCCCATCGAGCGGCTCCCGCCAAGGAACGCCTCGCCGAGGTCATCGAGCGGTCGCATTCACTTCTCGGGCTCCCGAAGGACTACCGGCTCGGAATCGTGCCGGGTTCGAACACCGGGGCCTTCGAGATGGCGCTCTGGTCTCTTCTCGGCGCGCGCGGGGTGGACATCCTCTCCTGGGAGAGCTTCGGTGCGGGCTGGGTGAGCGATGTCCGCAAGCAGCTCAAGCTCCCGGATGTCCGAGCCTTCGAAGCTTCCTACGGAGAGCTTCCCACCCTCGAGTCGGTGAGTTCGGCCCGGGACATCGTCTTCGTCTGGAATGGGACCACGTCCGGTGTTCGGGTCCCGAATGGGGACTGGATCGCCCCGGACCGGGAGGGCCTGACCATTTGCGACGCGACATCGGCCGTTTTCGGGATGGAGATTCCCTACGACCGGCTCGATGTCGTCACCTATTCCTGGCAGAAGGTGCTCGGCGGGGAAGGGGCGCACGGGATGATCGCGCTGAGCCCGCGCGCGGTCCAACGGCTGGAGAGTTACACGCCGCCCTGGCCCCTCCCGAAGGTCTTCCGACTGACCAAAGGCGGAAAACTTCTCGACGGAATCTTCAAGGGAGAGACGATCAATACTCCTTCCATGCTCTGCGTCGAGGACGCATTGGACGGCCTGCGCTGGGCGGAACGTGTCGGAGGCGGACCCGGCCTCATGGAACGCACGCGGAAGAACTTCGCGGCGATCGCGGGGTGGGTCGAGCGAACCCCCTGGGTGGACTTTCTGGCGCGCAGCCCGGAGACGCGTTCTCCGACCTCCATCTGTCTGAGCGTGGTTGCGCCCGAGGTCACCGCGCTTCCGGAAGAAGACCGGGCGAAGCTCATCAAGCGCATGGTCTCCCTCCTCTCCGAAGAGAAGGTAGCCTACGACATCGCGGCCTACCGCGACGCTCCACCGGGACTTCGGATCTGGGGAGGCGCGACGGTGG
- a CDS encoding acyl-CoA synthetase: MSPSGDDLSLVQRARLHGNRRAIVVPEGVFTYADLLASSSAVAHALLLDATDLAEERVAFLAPPGFDYVAVQWGIWRAGGIAVPLATSHPTPELEYVLDDGEPAALVLHPELAERIRSAAENRGIRVLLTSEIIPRLPEIPSRTFPTLDRGRRALMLYTSGTTGRPKGVVTTHSNLEAQVASLVDAWEWSADDQILLVLPLHHVHGIVNVLTCALWSGACCQILPGFDAEETWRGIALGDLTLFMAVPTVYSKLLASWEAASPALREARSEGCRAMRLMVSGSAALPVTLLERWKEVSGHVLLERYGMTEIGMALSNPLRGMRRPGFVGQPLPGMKVRLVDEEGREVPAGSEGEIEVRGPTVFKEYWRRPEETARSFREGWFKTGDVAVVLDGDYRILGRRSVDIIKTGGYKVSALEVEEVLRTHPEIAECAVVAIPDEEWGERVGAAVVPHEGCEVEAASLRTWAKERLAPYKVPSVVLALAHLPRNAMGKVTKPEVTKLFKEAAP, from the coding sequence TTGAGCCCATCCGGAGATGACCTCTCCCTGGTCCAGCGTGCCCGCCTCCATGGCAACCGACGGGCCATCGTCGTGCCGGAGGGGGTCTTCACCTACGCGGACCTTCTGGCTTCTTCGTCAGCGGTGGCGCACGCCCTCCTTTTGGACGCCACGGATCTCGCGGAGGAACGCGTAGCCTTCCTCGCCCCGCCCGGTTTCGACTACGTCGCGGTCCAGTGGGGGATCTGGCGGGCCGGCGGTATCGCCGTCCCCCTGGCGACCTCCCATCCGACGCCCGAGCTCGAATACGTCCTGGACGACGGAGAGCCGGCCGCCCTCGTCCTCCACCCGGAGCTCGCGGAGCGAATTCGGTCCGCCGCGGAGAATCGCGGAATCCGCGTCCTCCTCACGTCGGAGATCATTCCACGACTCCCGGAAATCCCGTCCCGGACATTCCCGACCCTGGACCGGGGCCGCCGCGCGCTGATGCTCTACACCAGCGGAACCACGGGGCGCCCGAAGGGGGTCGTCACCACCCACTCGAATCTGGAGGCCCAGGTCGCCTCTCTCGTGGACGCGTGGGAATGGAGCGCCGACGATCAGATTCTCCTCGTTCTTCCGCTGCACCACGTGCATGGCATCGTCAACGTGCTCACCTGCGCGCTCTGGTCGGGTGCATGTTGCCAGATCCTCCCCGGCTTCGACGCCGAAGAGACGTGGAGAGGCATCGCCCTCGGCGACCTCACCCTCTTCATGGCCGTCCCGACGGTTTATTCGAAGCTTCTCGCGAGCTGGGAAGCGGCTTCCCCCGCTCTCCGTGAGGCGAGGTCCGAAGGGTGCCGGGCCATGCGGCTCATGGTTTCGGGATCCGCGGCCCTTCCCGTCACGCTCCTCGAGCGGTGGAAGGAGGTGAGCGGTCATGTCCTCCTCGAACGTTATGGGATGACGGAGATCGGGATGGCCCTCTCGAACCCTCTCCGGGGAATGCGGCGCCCCGGATTCGTCGGGCAGCCACTGCCCGGAATGAAGGTCAGACTCGTGGACGAGGAGGGAAGGGAAGTCCCTGCGGGGTCGGAAGGGGAGATCGAAGTCCGCGGTCCCACAGTGTTCAAGGAATATTGGCGGCGGCCCGAAGAAACGGCGCGTTCGTTCCGGGAGGGGTGGTTCAAGACCGGTGACGTCGCGGTCGTCCTGGACGGCGACTATCGAATCCTGGGCCGCCGAAGCGTGGACATCATCAAGACCGGAGGTTATAAGGTGTCGGCCCTCGAGGTCGAGGAAGTTCTTCGCACGCATCCGGAAATCGCCGAGTGCGCCGTCGTCGCGATTCCGGACGAGGAGTGGGGGGAACGGGTGGGGGCCGCCGTCGTCCCGCATGAGGGATGCGAGGTGGAGGCGGCCTCCCTCCGTACCTGGGCGAAGGAACGGCTCGCGCCGTACAAGGTGCCTTCCGTCGTTCTGGCCCTGGCGCATCTCCCGCGCAACGCCATGGGAAAAGTCACGAAGCCCGAGGTCACGAAGCTCTTCAAGGAAGCGGCCCCGTGA
- a CDS encoding DUF2158 domain-containing protein has product MHFPKGAPISPRYAEGDEVQLKSGGPRMTVASLEAVGDGLGGFTIECMCEWFVGAYRESATYPEDALEAAADVPAPGRVGFRV; this is encoded by the coding sequence ATGCACTTCCCAAAGGGTGCTCCGATCAGTCCGAGGTACGCTGAAGGGGACGAGGTACAACTCAAATCCGGTGGACCTCGCATGACGGTCGCTTCCCTTGAGGCCGTCGGCGACGGCCTCGGCGGGTTCACGATCGAATGTATGTGCGAGTGGTTCGTCGGTGCATACCGCGAGTCGGCGACGTATCCCGAAGATGCGTTGGAAGCCGCCGCAGACGTTCCCGCTCCGGGCCGAGTTGGATTCCGGGTCTGA
- a CDS encoding carboxypeptidase-like regulatory domain-containing protein codes for MRPATAGSQIRCAALGAAAFVVLLAVPSSLRGQAISGRFVDEGTQAGIAAVQVAIRNAEGELVGTGVSDSEGLFRVSLRAGGGPLRLEVEHLAYVGPGIDSLFVGASEDLALSAIALEPRPIALDPVIARAPPAPWVTRGEAWVRRNQLLEKGTFLAGAIVGLLKPPSLTDHIAEVAGLAVRVSPSGYKTLWHPDSGNGEDCIDVRLNRWPLLYPIDYLPLADIAGIEVYKDAIDVPIAYAWDHDRRCGIVNIWMWDSWR; via the coding sequence ATGCGACCCGCAACGGCCGGTTCCCAAATTCGCTGCGCGGCCCTCGGCGCCGCGGCCTTTGTTGTCCTGCTTGCCGTACCGAGCTCTCTCAGGGGCCAGGCGATATCCGGCCGCTTTGTGGACGAGGGGACTCAGGCCGGGATCGCGGCCGTGCAAGTGGCAATCCGGAATGCCGAGGGAGAACTGGTGGGAACCGGCGTCTCCGACAGTGAGGGTCTATTCCGGGTGTCGCTTCGGGCGGGCGGCGGGCCGCTCCGGCTCGAAGTCGAACATCTTGCCTATGTCGGGCCCGGGATCGACTCCCTTTTCGTCGGTGCGAGTGAAGACCTAGCCCTTTCCGCCATCGCCCTCGAGCCGCGGCCGATCGCCCTGGATCCGGTCATTGCGAGGGCGCCTCCTGCGCCCTGGGTCACCCGGGGTGAGGCATGGGTTCGCCGAAACCAACTCCTGGAGAAGGGGACGTTCCTGGCGGGAGCGATCGTTGGCCTCCTGAAGCCGCCATCCCTCACGGACCACATTGCCGAAGTGGCAGGCCTCGCGGTCCGCGTCAGTCCCAGCGGATACAAGACTCTCTGGCACCCCGACTCCGGAAATGGAGAGGACTGCATTGACGTGCGGCTCAACCGTTGGCCCCTTCTGTATCCCATTGATTATCTCCCGCTTGCGGACATAGCCGGAATCGAAGTCTACAAGGACGCGATTGACGTCCCCATCGCCTATGCGTGGGACCACGATCGGCGGTGCGGAATCGTGAATATCTGGATGTGGGACTCATGGCGATGA
- a CDS encoding MIP/aquaporin family protein codes for MSPFMAEFVGTALLLLFGDGVVANVVLRGTKGADSGWIVITWGWAMAVFVAVFCVAAFSGAHINPAVTVGLAAAGEFPWDMVPSYLAAQFLGAGLGAFLVWVHYHPHFGATTDLDAKLAVFCTGPAIRRTGANFISEVIGTFALVFAVLYLAAPNVAGLDGGPGGLGAIDALPVGLVVLVIGLALGGTTGYAINPARDLSPRIIHAIVPMPGGKRDSDWSYAWIPVAGPLAGGVLAAVAYMALSGGSVNVLG; via the coding sequence ATGTCACCCTTCATGGCTGAATTCGTCGGCACGGCTCTCCTCCTCCTCTTCGGCGACGGCGTCGTGGCGAACGTCGTCCTCCGGGGCACCAAGGGGGCCGACTCGGGATGGATCGTGATCACATGGGGGTGGGCGATGGCCGTCTTCGTGGCGGTTTTCTGCGTCGCGGCCTTCAGCGGGGCGCACATCAATCCCGCCGTGACGGTCGGGCTCGCGGCCGCGGGAGAGTTTCCCTGGGACATGGTTCCGAGTTATCTGGCAGCCCAGTTCCTCGGAGCGGGCCTCGGAGCCTTTCTCGTGTGGGTGCACTATCACCCGCACTTCGGCGCCACGACCGATCTCGATGCGAAGCTCGCGGTCTTCTGCACCGGTCCCGCCATTCGCCGCACCGGAGCCAACTTCATTTCGGAAGTGATCGGGACGTTCGCCCTCGTCTTCGCGGTCCTCTACCTCGCCGCACCGAACGTGGCAGGATTGGACGGCGGCCCCGGGGGGCTCGGAGCGATCGATGCGCTCCCCGTGGGGCTCGTCGTGCTCGTCATCGGGCTCGCCCTCGGGGGCACCACCGGGTACGCGATCAATCCCGCACGCGACCTGAGCCCCCGAATCATCCACGCCATCGTGCCGATGCCGGGAGGGAAGCGCGACAGCGACTGGAGTTACGCCTGGATTCCGGTCGCCGGCCCGCTGGCCGGAGGAGTCCTCGCGGCAGTCGCCTACATGGCCCTGAGCGGCGGTTCGGTGAACGTCCTGGGGTGA
- a CDS encoding glycerol-3-phosphate dehydrogenase/oxidase: MRRELMTRALETQKDPWDVIIIGGGATGLGCAVDASSRGYRTLLLEQHDFAKGTSSRSTKLVHGGVRYLRQGNVSLVLEALKERGLLLRNAPHLVRNLPFVVPNYSWWEGPFYGIGLKMYDVLAGRSGFGRSRHLSKAETIERIPTIEPEGLDGGVIYFDGQFDDARLAINLAQTAAEQGGILLNYVKVTGLLKEEGEIRGVRAVDQESGASYQLSAKVVVNATGVFSDTVRQMDDPEAVRMISPSQGVHIVLDRSFLPGDSAIMVPKTDDGRVLFAIPWHDRVVVGTTDTPVATISLEPHPLAEEVSFLLEHTARYLTQDPKPEDVLSVFAGLRPLVSHDSHEGTASLSRDHTLDISDSGLVTIAGGKWTTYRRMAEDTIDQAATLAGLEDRESVTKGLHIHGYHTRADEFATLSDYGADAPLIQSLMQEDRRYGERLHPDYDVRVAQVVWAVRHEAARTVEDFLSRRSRMLLIDARASMVMAPQVARWMAEELGRDAGWQESQIEAYAVLASGYLWSESGFTAASA; encoded by the coding sequence ATGCGGAGAGAGCTGATGACACGGGCGCTGGAGACCCAGAAGGACCCGTGGGACGTCATCATCATCGGGGGGGGCGCGACCGGCCTCGGGTGCGCCGTGGACGCATCGTCCCGCGGATACCGCACGCTTCTCCTGGAACAGCACGACTTCGCCAAGGGAACGTCGAGTCGTTCGACGAAGCTCGTACACGGGGGAGTCCGGTATCTCCGCCAGGGAAACGTCTCGCTCGTCCTCGAGGCACTCAAGGAGAGGGGCCTCCTCCTACGCAATGCGCCCCACCTCGTACGAAATCTACCTTTCGTCGTTCCAAACTATAGCTGGTGGGAAGGGCCGTTTTACGGCATCGGCCTGAAGATGTACGACGTTCTCGCCGGCCGTTCAGGATTCGGGCGGTCGAGGCACCTATCCAAGGCGGAGACGATCGAACGGATTCCGACGATCGAGCCGGAGGGATTGGACGGTGGGGTCATCTACTTCGACGGCCAATTCGATGACGCGCGCCTCGCGATCAACCTCGCCCAGACGGCGGCAGAGCAGGGGGGGATCCTTCTCAATTACGTGAAGGTCACCGGACTTCTGAAGGAAGAGGGCGAGATACGCGGGGTTCGTGCCGTGGATCAGGAGAGCGGGGCATCTTACCAGCTCTCCGCGAAGGTGGTCGTCAATGCCACGGGAGTCTTCTCCGACACGGTGCGGCAGATGGACGATCCGGAGGCGGTGCGAATGATCTCACCCAGCCAGGGGGTGCATATCGTTCTGGACCGATCCTTTCTTCCCGGCGACAGCGCCATCATGGTGCCCAAGACCGACGATGGGCGCGTCCTATTCGCGATTCCCTGGCACGACCGTGTTGTGGTCGGTACGACCGACACTCCCGTCGCGACAATCTCGCTCGAACCGCATCCCCTCGCGGAGGAGGTGTCGTTCCTCCTGGAGCACACGGCCCGCTATCTGACTCAGGATCCGAAGCCCGAGGACGTCCTCAGCGTCTTCGCGGGCCTTCGACCTCTCGTCAGCCACGACTCCCACGAGGGGACCGCGTCCCTTTCCCGGGACCACACACTCGATATCTCAGACTCCGGTCTCGTGACGATCGCAGGCGGCAAGTGGACCACCTACCGGAGGATGGCGGAGGACACGATAGACCAGGCGGCCACCCTGGCGGGACTCGAGGACCGCGAGTCGGTCACCAAGGGGCTCCATATCCACGGATACCACACGCGGGCGGACGAATTTGCCACCCTGTCGGACTATGGTGCCGACGCTCCCCTGATCCAATCGCTGATGCAGGAGGACCGGCGTTACGGGGAGCGCCTACATCCCGACTACGATGTGCGTGTGGCCCAGGTCGTTTGGGCCGTGCGGCACGAGGCGGCCAGAACCGTCGAGGACTTCCTCTCCCGCCGCAGCCGCATGCTCCTCATCGACGCCCGCGCGAGCATGGTGATGGCGCCCCAAGTGGCGCGGTGGATGGCGGAGGAGTTGGGTCGGGACGCGGGATGGCAGGAGTCTCAGATCGAGGCCTACGCGGTTCTCGCATCGGGATATCTCTGGTCGGAGAGCGGGTTCACCGCTGCGAGCGCATAA
- the glpK gene encoding glycerol kinase GlpK, giving the protein MRRTRGAGLSALRLIVSHPKTSEPQGISMTFILALDQGTTSSRAIVFDREGGIAAVAQKEFEQIFPRPGWVEHDPREIWSSQMGVAAEALSQAGITSKEVAAIGITNQRETTVVWERKSGKPIHNAIVWQDRRTAELCDRLRSEGHEPVFRDKTGLVLDAYFSGTKVRWILDEVSGAREKAERGELCFGTIDSWLIWNLTKGGLHVTDATNASRTLLYNIHTGEWDDELLGTLQVPRSLLPEVRASSEVYGETARGVFPDPIPVSGVAGDQQAALFGQRCTQPGMVKNTYGTGCFMLLNTGTEAVPSKNNLLTTVAWKVAGTTEYALEGSVFIAGAVVQWLRDGLKLIRSASEVEELSRTVQDNGGIYMVPAFAGLGAPHWDPYARGTIVGITRGTTGGHFARAALESIAYQVADVLEAMQADSGIDIRELRVDGGAAQNNLLMQFQADLLQVPIVRPEVFETTALGAAYLAGLAVGYWKDEEEISSQWKANRRFNPEMRSDAVAALRAGWRKALDRAKAWDR; this is encoded by the coding sequence TTGAGGCGCACGCGGGGGGCAGGACTCTCCGCTCTCCGCCTCATAGTTTCCCACCCCAAAACCTCTGAGCCGCAAGGGATCTCCATGACCTTCATCCTCGCGCTCGACCAAGGAACCACCAGCTCCCGGGCGATCGTCTTCGACCGCGAGGGAGGAATCGCTGCGGTCGCGCAGAAAGAATTCGAGCAGATCTTCCCGCGTCCGGGCTGGGTCGAGCACGACCCCCGGGAGATCTGGTCGTCCCAGATGGGAGTCGCGGCGGAAGCTCTGTCCCAAGCAGGGATCACCTCTAAAGAGGTCGCGGCCATCGGCATCACGAACCAGCGCGAGACGACGGTCGTCTGGGAGCGGAAATCAGGAAAGCCGATCCACAACGCAATCGTCTGGCAGGACCGGCGCACGGCCGAGCTCTGCGATCGACTCAGATCGGAAGGGCACGAGCCGGTCTTTCGCGACAAGACTGGGCTCGTCCTGGACGCATATTTCTCCGGGACGAAGGTGCGCTGGATCCTGGACGAAGTCTCCGGCGCAAGAGAGAAGGCGGAGAGAGGCGAGCTCTGCTTCGGCACGATCGACAGCTGGCTGATCTGGAACCTGACGAAAGGAGGACTGCACGTCACGGACGCCACCAACGCCAGCCGGACACTCCTCTACAACATCCACACGGGGGAGTGGGACGATGAGCTCCTCGGCACCCTCCAGGTTCCGCGCTCGCTCCTCCCCGAGGTGCGTGCGTCGAGCGAGGTGTATGGGGAGACCGCCCGGGGAGTCTTCCCCGATCCCATCCCGGTCAGCGGTGTGGCGGGCGACCAGCAGGCCGCGCTCTTCGGCCAGCGCTGCACGCAACCGGGGATGGTGAAAAACACCTACGGCACCGGCTGCTTCATGCTTCTGAACACGGGCACGGAGGCGGTCCCTTCGAAGAACAACCTGCTCACCACGGTCGCCTGGAAGGTGGCTGGCACCACCGAATACGCCCTCGAGGGAAGCGTCTTTATCGCGGGCGCGGTGGTCCAGTGGCTGCGGGACGGGCTCAAGCTCATTCGATCGGCCTCCGAAGTCGAAGAGCTTTCCCGTACCGTCCAGGACAATGGCGGGATCTACATGGTGCCGGCCTTCGCCGGGCTGGGCGCCCCGCACTGGGACCCATACGCGCGCGGAACGATCGTTGGGATCACCCGGGGTACGACCGGCGGGCACTTCGCGCGCGCCGCCCTCGAAAGCATCGCCTATCAGGTCGCGGACGTTCTCGAAGCGATGCAAGCGGACTCCGGGATCGATATTCGGGAGCTCCGAGTGGACGGCGGGGCGGCCCAGAACAATCTCCTCATGCAATTCCAGGCCGATCTTCTCCAGGTCCCGATCGTCCGGCCCGAGGTCTTCGAGACCACGGCGCTCGGGGCTGCGTACCTGGCCGGTTTGGCCGTGGGCTACTGGAAGGACGAGGAAGAAATCTCGTCGCAGTGGAAGGCGAATCGCCGCTTTAACCCGGAGATGCGGAGCGACGCGGTCGCCGCGCTCCGGGCGGGGTGGCGAAAGGCGCTGGACCGCGCCAAAGCGTGGGACCGCTAG
- a CDS encoding dienelactone hydrolase family protein codes for MKSWKLALVLVGTLMGSPVTARGAQSAAQPAPDQNCAFVAQANADASAGTPNIQHDGSPLPGIPAPDISAGFGGIPRSAQPPLTATQRRILECTYHLAEANAEMPYTLFVPTSYDPDVPIALIVDLHGLNITPLQQILFDGTTDFAERYGFIVVAPMGFNLSGWWGSRPGSAVESAQMNPATGARYTTGELSEIDAMKVLGLIRESYNVDEDRVYLMGHSMGGSGTYHLGGKYNDVWAGVAPLAGAGGITSAEAAASFASVPVFLMHGEFDSIVSANGSRRSAMWLQEIGAQHLYVEVPGADHEFWIRRGAEHMEKVFHFFSAVSKGTNVGPITPGMIPPPANQGRGGATPGTPGG; via the coding sequence ATGAAAAGCTGGAAGCTGGCTTTAGTGCTCGTCGGGACACTTATGGGGTCCCCGGTCACCGCGCGGGGAGCGCAGAGTGCGGCCCAGCCGGCCCCGGATCAGAACTGCGCGTTCGTCGCACAGGCGAACGCCGATGCCAGCGCGGGAACGCCGAATATCCAACACGACGGATCTCCGCTCCCCGGCATCCCGGCGCCGGACATCTCCGCCGGGTTCGGCGGTATTCCGCGCTCCGCGCAGCCTCCCCTGACCGCTACGCAACGGCGCATCCTCGAATGCACATATCATCTCGCGGAAGCGAACGCGGAGATGCCTTACACGCTTTTCGTTCCCACTTCGTACGATCCCGATGTCCCGATCGCGCTGATCGTGGATCTCCATGGACTGAACATTACCCCTCTCCAGCAGATCCTCTTCGACGGGACGACGGACTTCGCGGAACGTTACGGCTTCATCGTCGTCGCCCCAATGGGCTTCAACCTCTCCGGATGGTGGGGGAGCCGCCCTGGAAGTGCCGTCGAATCCGCACAGATGAATCCAGCCACCGGAGCGCGGTACACGACTGGCGAGCTCTCGGAGATCGACGCGATGAAGGTTCTCGGCCTGATTCGCGAGAGTTACAACGTGGACGAAGACCGCGTCTATCTCATGGGTCACTCGATGGGAGGGAGCGGGACTTACCACTTGGGCGGGAAATACAATGACGTCTGGGCGGGGGTGGCGCCCCTCGCCGGCGCCGGAGGGATCACGAGCGCGGAGGCGGCCGCGAGCTTCGCGTCCGTTCCGGTGTTCCTGATGCACGGCGAATTCGATTCGATCGTGAGCGCCAATGGTTCCCGCCGGTCCGCCATGTGGCTCCAGGAGATCGGTGCGCAGCATCTCTACGTCGAGGTTCCCGGCGCGGATCACGAGTTTTGGATCCGCAGAGGCGCCGAGCACATGGAGAAGGTCTTCCACTTCTTCAGCGCGGTGTCGAAAGGGACCAACGTGGGACCCATCACTCCCGGCATGATTCCTCCCCCGGCGAATCAGGGCCGGGGCGGGGCCACACCGGGAACGCCAGGCGGTTGA
- a CDS encoding DUF971 domain-containing protein, translating to MSPAKARPAEIGPNEDASALRILWSDGHVSEYAPRDLRLACRCAGCVDELTGEPRLEAASVPEDLFPVAIHYVGKYALRFDWSDGHGTGIFPFDYLRAICPCEDCGGSGPDL from the coding sequence TTGAGTCCGGCGAAGGCCAGGCCGGCGGAAATCGGGCCCAACGAGGACGCCTCCGCGCTTCGCATCCTCTGGAGCGACGGACACGTTTCGGAGTATGCGCCGCGCGACCTTCGGCTCGCCTGCCGCTGCGCGGGATGCGTGGATGAGCTGACGGGAGAGCCCCGCCTGGAAGCCGCGAGCGTCCCCGAGGATCTGTTTCCCGTCGCTATCCATTACGTCGGCAAGTATGCGCTTCGATTCGATTGGAGCGACGGTCACGGAACGGGGATCTTTCCATTCGACTACCTCCGCGCGATCTGCCCCTGCGAAGATTGCGGCGGTTCCGGACCGGATCTATAA
- a CDS encoding non-canonical purine NTP pyrophosphatase produces the protein MRLVVATRSAHKLGEIRAILRGVPGLELLDLNDAGVRPTAEEEDIERFETFEENALAKARHFHTLSGLPVVADDSGICVDALGGLPGVRSKRFCPGGELLTDEERDRANNEYLLRLLGDLDLAERKASYVCIAALVEGEGPPHLFEGKASGLILGNARGKGGFGYDPLFFDPLEGKTFAELSPAEKDARSHRGAAFRALAGHLIASRANKG, from the coding sequence GTGAGACTCGTTGTCGCGACCCGGAGCGCTCACAAGCTCGGCGAGATCCGGGCGATTCTCCGTGGGGTCCCCGGGCTCGAGCTCCTCGACCTCAACGATGCCGGTGTGCGCCCCACCGCGGAGGAGGAGGACATCGAGCGCTTCGAGACCTTTGAAGAAAATGCACTCGCGAAGGCCCGGCATTTCCACACCCTTTCCGGACTTCCCGTGGTCGCGGACGACTCCGGAATCTGCGTGGACGCGCTTGGCGGCCTCCCGGGTGTGCGGTCCAAGCGTTTTTGTCCTGGAGGCGAGCTCCTTACGGACGAGGAGCGGGACCGGGCGAACAACGAATACCTTCTCAGGCTTCTCGGCGACCTCGACCTGGCCGAGCGGAAGGCGAGTTACGTGTGTATCGCCGCGCTCGTCGAGGGCGAAGGGCCGCCGCACCTATTCGAAGGGAAGGCTTCGGGTCTGATCCTGGGAAACGCCCGGGGAAAGGGGGGATTTGGATACGATCCCCTTTTTTTCGATCCCCTGGAAGGAAAGACCTTCGCCGAGCTCTCTCCCGCGGAGAAAGACGCGCGAAGCCATCGCGGCGCGGCCTTTCGAGCGTTGGCCGGGCATCTGATCGCCTCCCGGGCAAACAAAGGTTGA
- the rph gene encoding ribonuclease PH, whose product MTRAAGRGVDALRPIRLEANPSAYAEGSCLVAFGDTQVLCAASVEEGVPAWRTPGGSGWVTGEYAMLPRATHTRGARERTGPRGRTQEIQRLIGRALRSIVDLEALGPRTVIVDCDVLQADGGTRTASVTGGCVALAFACRKLASEGLIERSPLRGLVAAVSVGLIGQEVLLDLDYREDVAARVDMNVVATADGNLVEVQGTAEGDPFPRTDFERMLDLAERGIHTLASRQRALLDGLVP is encoded by the coding sequence ATGACGCGCGCCGCCGGCCGAGGAGTGGATGCGCTCCGCCCCATTCGTCTGGAAGCGAATCCGTCCGCGTACGCGGAGGGGTCCTGCCTGGTCGCGTTCGGCGACACGCAGGTCCTCTGCGCCGCATCCGTCGAGGAGGGAGTGCCGGCCTGGCGTACGCCCGGGGGATCAGGATGGGTGACCGGCGAATATGCCATGCTTCCACGTGCCACCCATACGCGCGGGGCGCGCGAGCGCACCGGACCCCGGGGGAGAACCCAGGAGATCCAGCGGCTGATCGGGCGTGCGCTTCGGTCCATCGTGGACCTCGAGGCGCTCGGACCCCGGACCGTCATCGTGGACTGCGACGTTCTCCAGGCGGATGGGGGCACACGCACGGCATCGGTCACGGGCGGATGTGTGGCGCTTGCCTTCGCCTGCCGGAAACTCGCGTCGGAGGGACTGATCGAGCGGTCGCCACTGAGAGGGCTCGTCGCCGCCGTCAGCGTGGGGCTGATCGGCCAGGAGGTCCTCCTCGACCTGGACTACCGCGAAGACGTGGCGGCGCGGGTGGACATGAACGTAGTTGCCACCGCCGACGGAAACCTGGTCGAGGTGCAGGGGACGGCGGAGGGCGATCCCTTTCCGCGGACGGATTTCGAGAGGATGCTCGACCTCGCCGAGAGGGGCATCCACACTCTCGCTTCGCGACAACGCGCCCTTCTCGACGGCCTGGTTCCGTGA